In a genomic window of Meriones unguiculatus strain TT.TT164.6M chromosome 8, Bangor_MerUng_6.1, whole genome shotgun sequence:
- the Egfl7 gene encoding epidermal growth factor-like protein 7 isoform X2, producing MGRVHLRLMEAAEVATARPGRRQASKRRLPESQMQTMWGSRELFMAWFLVLAAGGTDQHVYRASRRVCAMGSSGGPASESFVQRVYQPFLTTCDGHRACSTYRTIYRTAYRRSPGPTPTRPRYACCPGWKRTRGLPGACGAAICQPPCGNGGSCVRPGHCHCPVGWRGDTCHTDVDECSTGEAICPQRCVNTVGSYWCQCWEGQSPSADGLLCLPEERPSLVAPSPTTGVDSMVREEVHRLQSRVDVLEQKLQLVLAPLHILASRATEHGLQDPGSLLAHSFQQLDRIDSLSEQVSFLEEQLGSCSCRKDQ from the exons GCCAGCAAAAGAAGGCTACCCGAATCACAGATGCAGACCATGTGGGGTTCCCGAGAACTGTTTATGGCATGGTTCCTAGTATTGGCAGCAGGTGGCACTGACCAGCATGTCTACAGGGCCAG CCGTAGAGTGTGTGCCATGGGGTCTTCCGGAGGGCCTGCCTCAGAGTCCTTTGTGCAGCGTGTGTACCAGCCTTTCCTCACCACTTGCGATGGACACAGAGCCTGCAGCACCTACCG AACCATCTACCGGACAGCCTATCGACGCAGCCCTGGGCCAACTCCCACTAGGCCTCGCTATGCCTGCTGCCCTGGTTGGAAGAGGACCAGAGGGCTTCCTGGGGCTTGTGGAGCAG CAATATGCCAGCCTCCGTGTGGGAACGGAGGGAGTTGTGTCCGTCCAGGCCACTGCCACTGCCCTGTGGGGTGGCGAGGAGATACTTGCCACACAG ATGTGGATGAATGCAGTACAGGAGAGGCCATTTGTCCCCAGCGCTGTGTCAATACTGTGGGCAGTTACTGGTGCCAGTGTTGGGAGGGGCAAAGCCCATCTGCAGATGGGTTGCTCTGCCTGCCTGAGGAGAGGCCCTCCCTCGTGGCCCCAAGCCCCACAACAG GAGTGGACAGCATGGTGAGAGAGGAGGTCCACAGGCTGCAGTCCCGAGTGGATGTGCTGGAGCAG AAACTGCAGTTGGTGCTGGCCCCGCTGCACATCCTGGCCTCTCGGGCTACAGAGCATGGGCTGCAAGACCCTGGCAGCCTACTGGCCCACTCTTTCCAGCAGCTGGACAGAATTGATTCACTGAGTGAGCAGGTCTCCTTCTTGGAGGAGCAGCTGGGGTCCT GCTCTTGCAGAAAAGATCAGTGA
- the Dipk1b gene encoding divergent protein kinase domain 1B isoform X1, with amino-acid sequence MRRLRRLVHLVLLCPFSKGLQQGRLPGLRVKYVLLVWLGIFVGSWMVYVHYSSYSELCRGHVCQVVICDQYHKGIISGSVCQDLCELQKVEWRTCLSSAPGQQVYSGLWQDKEVTIKCGIEEALNSKAWPDAAPRRELVLFDKPTRGTSIKEFREMTLSFLKANLGDLPSLPALVDQILLMADFNKDSRVSLAEAKSVWALLQRNEFLLLLSLQEKEHASRLLGYCGDLYLTEGIPHSSWHGAVLLPALRPLVPSVLHRALQQWFGPAWPWRAKIAIGLLEFVEELFHGSYGTFYMCETTLANVGYTATYDFKMADLQQVAPEATVRRFLQGRHCEQSSDCIYGRDCRAPCDRLMRQCKGDLIQPNLAKVCELLRDYLLPGAPADLHEELGKQLRTCTTLSGLASQVEAHHSLVLSHLKTLLWREISNTKYS; translated from the exons ATGCGGCGGCTGCGGCGCCTGGTGCACCTGGTGCTCCTCTGCCCCTTCTCCAAGGGCCTGCAG CAGGGCCGGCTTCCAGGCCTCAGGGTCAAGTATGTCTTGCTGGTCTGGCTGGGCATCTTCGTGGGCAGCTGGATGGTCTATGTGCACTACTCGTCCTATTCGGAGCTCTGCCGTGGGCACGTCTGCCAGGTGGTGATT TGTGACCAGTACCACAAGGGCATCATCTCGGGCTCTGTCTGCCAGGACCTGTGTGAGCTGCAGAAGGTGGAGTGGAGGACCTGCCTGTCCTCAGCCCCAGGCCAGCAG gtgtacagtgGACTCTGGCAGGACAAAGAGGTGACCATCAAATGTGGCATTGAGGAGGCTCTGAACTCCAAGGCCTGGCCAGATGCAGCCCCGAGGCGGGAGCTGGTGCTGTTTGACAAGCCCACCCGGGGCACCTCCATCAAGGAGTTCCGGGAGATGACCCTGAGCTTCCTCAAG GCGAACCTAGGAGACCTGCCTTCCCTGCCAGCACTGGTTGACCAGATCCTTCTCATGGCGGACTTCAACAAGGACAGCAGGGTGTCCCTGGCAGAGGCCAAGTCTGTGTGGGCCCTGCTGCAGCGCAACgagttcctgctgctgctgtctcttCAGGAGAAGGAGCATGCATCCCGGCTGCTGGGCTACTGTGGGGACCTCTACCTCACTGAGGGCATCCCTCACAGCTCTTGGCATGGGGCAGTGCTGCTGCCTGCCTTGCGCCCGCTTGTGCCATCTGTGCTGCATAGGGCTCTCCAGCAGTGGTTTGGACCTGCATGGCCCTGGCGTGCCAAGATTGCCATCGGCCTGCTGGAATTTGTAGAAGAGCTCTTCCATGGTTCCTATGGTACCTTCTACATGTGTGAGACCACACTGGCCAATGTGGGGTACACAGCCACCTATGATTTCAAGATGGCTGACCTGCAGCAGGTGGCACCAGAAGCTACTGTGCGTCGCTTCCTTCAGGGACGCCACTGTGAGCAGAGCTCTGACTGCATTTATGGGCGAGATTGTAGGGCCCCGTGTGACAGGCTCATGAGGCAGTGCAAGGGTGACCTCATCCAGCCCAACCTGGCCAAGGTGTGTGAGCTGCTAAGGGATTATCTGCTGCCTGGCGCACCCGCAGACCTCCATGAGGAGCTGGGCAAACAGCTTCGTACATGCACTACACTGAGTGGACTGGCCAGCCAGGTGGAGGCCCACCATTCACTGGTGCTTAGCCACCTTAAGACCTTGCTCTGGAGGGAGATCTCCAACACTAAGTACTCGTAA
- the Agpat2 gene encoding 1-acyl-sn-glycerol-3-phosphate acyltransferase beta — protein sequence MDLWPWLTAALLLLLLLVQLSRPARFYAKIGLYCVLCLSFSAVASIVCLLRHGGRTVENMSIISWFVRSFKYVYGLRFEVRGQKKLEMDGPCVIISNHQSILDMMGLMEILPKRCVQIAKRELLFTGPVGLIMYLGGVYFINRQRARTAMSLMADLGDLMVKDNLKVWIYPEGTRNDNGDLLPFKKGAFYLAIQAQVPIIPVVYSSFSSFYNVKTKLFTSGTIRVQVLDAVPTSGLTDADVTKLVDTCYQSMRDTFLQISKMPQENCDIKEAGIMPAQ from the exons ATGGACCTGTGGCCGTGGCTGACGGCggcgctgctgctgctgttgctgcttgtGCAGCTGAGCCGCCCCGCCAGGTTCTACGCCAAGATCGGCCTCTACTGCGTGCTCTGCCTGTCCTTCTCTGCCGTGGCCTCGATCGTCTGCCTGCTGCGCCACGGCGGCCGCACCGTGGAGAACATGAG CATCATCAGCTGGTTCGTTCGGTCCTTCAAGTATGTGTATGGCCTTCGCTTTGaggtcagaggccagaagaaactAGAGATGGATGGGCCCTGTGTCATCATCTCTAATCACCAGAGCATCCTGGACATGATGG GTCTCATGGAGATACTCCCAAAGCGCTGTGTACAGATTGCCAAGCGGGAGCTGCTGTTCACAGGGCCTGTGGGCCTCATCATGTACCTGGGGGGGGTGTACTTCATCAACCGCCAGCGGGCCAGAACTGCCATGTCCCTGATGGCTGACCTGGGTGACCTCATGGTCAAGGACAAT CTCAAAGTGTGGATCTACCCAGAGGGTACACGCAACGACAATGGGGACCTGTTGCCCTTTAAAAAGGGTGCCTTCTACTTGGCCATCCAGGCCCAG GTGCCCATCATCCCAGTGGTGtactcctctttttcttccttctacaaCGTCAAGACAAAACTCTTCACCTCAG GAACAATCAGGGTACAAGTGCTGGATGCTGTCCCTACCAGTGGCCTTACGGATGCTGACGTCACCAAGCTTGTAGATACTTGCTACCAGTCCATGAGGGACACCTTTCTACAAATTTCTAAGATGCCCCAGGAGAACTGTGATATTAAGGAGGCTGGGATCATGCCAGCTCAGTAG
- the Dipk1b gene encoding divergent protein kinase domain 1B isoform X2, with amino-acid sequence MRRLRRLVHLVLLCPFSKGLQGRLPGLRVKYVLLVWLGIFVGSWMVYVHYSSYSELCRGHVCQVVICDQYHKGIISGSVCQDLCELQKVEWRTCLSSAPGQQVYSGLWQDKEVTIKCGIEEALNSKAWPDAAPRRELVLFDKPTRGTSIKEFREMTLSFLKANLGDLPSLPALVDQILLMADFNKDSRVSLAEAKSVWALLQRNEFLLLLSLQEKEHASRLLGYCGDLYLTEGIPHSSWHGAVLLPALRPLVPSVLHRALQQWFGPAWPWRAKIAIGLLEFVEELFHGSYGTFYMCETTLANVGYTATYDFKMADLQQVAPEATVRRFLQGRHCEQSSDCIYGRDCRAPCDRLMRQCKGDLIQPNLAKVCELLRDYLLPGAPADLHEELGKQLRTCTTLSGLASQVEAHHSLVLSHLKTLLWREISNTKYS; translated from the exons ATGCGGCGGCTGCGGCGCCTGGTGCACCTGGTGCTCCTCTGCCCCTTCTCCAAGGGCCTGCAG GGCCGGCTTCCAGGCCTCAGGGTCAAGTATGTCTTGCTGGTCTGGCTGGGCATCTTCGTGGGCAGCTGGATGGTCTATGTGCACTACTCGTCCTATTCGGAGCTCTGCCGTGGGCACGTCTGCCAGGTGGTGATT TGTGACCAGTACCACAAGGGCATCATCTCGGGCTCTGTCTGCCAGGACCTGTGTGAGCTGCAGAAGGTGGAGTGGAGGACCTGCCTGTCCTCAGCCCCAGGCCAGCAG gtgtacagtgGACTCTGGCAGGACAAAGAGGTGACCATCAAATGTGGCATTGAGGAGGCTCTGAACTCCAAGGCCTGGCCAGATGCAGCCCCGAGGCGGGAGCTGGTGCTGTTTGACAAGCCCACCCGGGGCACCTCCATCAAGGAGTTCCGGGAGATGACCCTGAGCTTCCTCAAG GCGAACCTAGGAGACCTGCCTTCCCTGCCAGCACTGGTTGACCAGATCCTTCTCATGGCGGACTTCAACAAGGACAGCAGGGTGTCCCTGGCAGAGGCCAAGTCTGTGTGGGCCCTGCTGCAGCGCAACgagttcctgctgctgctgtctcttCAGGAGAAGGAGCATGCATCCCGGCTGCTGGGCTACTGTGGGGACCTCTACCTCACTGAGGGCATCCCTCACAGCTCTTGGCATGGGGCAGTGCTGCTGCCTGCCTTGCGCCCGCTTGTGCCATCTGTGCTGCATAGGGCTCTCCAGCAGTGGTTTGGACCTGCATGGCCCTGGCGTGCCAAGATTGCCATCGGCCTGCTGGAATTTGTAGAAGAGCTCTTCCATGGTTCCTATGGTACCTTCTACATGTGTGAGACCACACTGGCCAATGTGGGGTACACAGCCACCTATGATTTCAAGATGGCTGACCTGCAGCAGGTGGCACCAGAAGCTACTGTGCGTCGCTTCCTTCAGGGACGCCACTGTGAGCAGAGCTCTGACTGCATTTATGGGCGAGATTGTAGGGCCCCGTGTGACAGGCTCATGAGGCAGTGCAAGGGTGACCTCATCCAGCCCAACCTGGCCAAGGTGTGTGAGCTGCTAAGGGATTATCTGCTGCCTGGCGCACCCGCAGACCTCCATGAGGAGCTGGGCAAACAGCTTCGTACATGCACTACACTGAGTGGACTGGCCAGCCAGGTGGAGGCCCACCATTCACTGGTGCTTAGCCACCTTAAGACCTTGCTCTGGAGGGAGATCTCCAACACTAAGTACTCGTAA
- the Egfl7 gene encoding epidermal growth factor-like protein 7 isoform X5, protein MQTMWGSRELFMAWFLVLAAGGTDQHVYRASRRVCAMGSSGGPASESFVQRVYQPFLTTCDGHRACSTYRTIYRTAYRRSPGPTPTRPRYACCPGWKRTRGLPGACGAAICQPPCGNGGSCVRPGHCHCPVGWRGDTCHTDVDECSTGEAICPQRCVNTVGSYWCQCWEGQSPSADGLLCLPEERPSLVAPSPTTGVDSMVREEVHRLQSRVDVLEQKLQLVLAPLHILASRATEHGLQDPGSLLAHSFQQLDRIDSLSEQVSFLEEQLGSCSCRKDQ, encoded by the exons ATGCAGACCATGTGGGGTTCCCGAGAACTGTTTATGGCATGGTTCCTAGTATTGGCAGCAGGTGGCACTGACCAGCATGTCTACAGGGCCAG CCGTAGAGTGTGTGCCATGGGGTCTTCCGGAGGGCCTGCCTCAGAGTCCTTTGTGCAGCGTGTGTACCAGCCTTTCCTCACCACTTGCGATGGACACAGAGCCTGCAGCACCTACCG AACCATCTACCGGACAGCCTATCGACGCAGCCCTGGGCCAACTCCCACTAGGCCTCGCTATGCCTGCTGCCCTGGTTGGAAGAGGACCAGAGGGCTTCCTGGGGCTTGTGGAGCAG CAATATGCCAGCCTCCGTGTGGGAACGGAGGGAGTTGTGTCCGTCCAGGCCACTGCCACTGCCCTGTGGGGTGGCGAGGAGATACTTGCCACACAG ATGTGGATGAATGCAGTACAGGAGAGGCCATTTGTCCCCAGCGCTGTGTCAATACTGTGGGCAGTTACTGGTGCCAGTGTTGGGAGGGGCAAAGCCCATCTGCAGATGGGTTGCTCTGCCTGCCTGAGGAGAGGCCCTCCCTCGTGGCCCCAAGCCCCACAACAG GAGTGGACAGCATGGTGAGAGAGGAGGTCCACAGGCTGCAGTCCCGAGTGGATGTGCTGGAGCAG AAACTGCAGTTGGTGCTGGCCCCGCTGCACATCCTGGCCTCTCGGGCTACAGAGCATGGGCTGCAAGACCCTGGCAGCCTACTGGCCCACTCTTTCCAGCAGCTGGACAGAATTGATTCACTGAGTGAGCAGGTCTCCTTCTTGGAGGAGCAGCTGGGGTCCT GCTCTTGCAGAAAAGATCAGTGA